The following proteins come from a genomic window of Micromonospora zamorensis:
- a CDS encoding NAD-dependent epimerase/dehydratase family protein — protein MDLPVTTVGVDPANDLTPRRVLVTGGAGFIGSHVVARLMLMGSQVRVLDNFSTGRLENLADAVCGGLTDADVVSGDIRTPAGVEVIHQWQPDVVVHLAAQANAPVGRRSPLYDADVNVFGTANVLDACARSGVRLVVNAAGSAIFGSVPAHDLPVREDHPIAPVDPYGISKAAGVHYLDWYGRQHGLPYTSMVFGNVYGSRQEGGDYGVVSLMVDALLGGRQAVIYDDGTQTRDFIHVSDVAEAVAVACHHSGVGMVNIGSGQQTSVNDVYDTVREASGVDNTARYEPLPWPGEVRNMALDTRKARELLGWRPKLGFTEGVRMTVRDARRWQAGSRILSPVRALDQALTH, from the coding sequence GTGGACCTGCCAGTTACTACCGTCGGGGTCGACCCGGCGAACGACCTGACGCCCCGGCGTGTTCTGGTCACGGGAGGTGCCGGCTTCATCGGAAGCCACGTGGTCGCCCGGCTGATGCTGATGGGCAGCCAGGTCCGGGTGCTCGACAACTTCTCCACCGGCCGGCTCGAGAATCTGGCGGACGCCGTGTGCGGAGGTCTGACCGATGCGGACGTCGTCTCCGGTGACATCCGTACGCCGGCGGGTGTCGAGGTCATCCACCAGTGGCAGCCGGACGTCGTGGTGCACCTCGCCGCGCAGGCGAACGCTCCGGTGGGTCGCCGCTCACCGCTGTACGACGCCGACGTGAACGTCTTCGGCACCGCCAACGTGCTGGACGCGTGCGCCCGCAGCGGCGTACGACTGGTGGTCAATGCGGCCGGCAGCGCCATCTTCGGCAGCGTCCCCGCCCACGACCTGCCGGTCCGCGAGGACCACCCGATCGCTCCGGTGGACCCGTACGGCATCAGCAAGGCCGCCGGCGTGCACTATCTCGACTGGTACGGACGCCAGCACGGCCTGCCGTACACGTCGATGGTCTTCGGCAATGTCTACGGGTCCCGGCAGGAGGGCGGCGACTACGGCGTCGTGTCCCTGATGGTGGATGCCCTGCTCGGTGGGCGCCAGGCGGTGATCTACGACGACGGCACGCAGACCCGGGACTTCATCCACGTCAGCGACGTCGCCGAGGCGGTGGCCGTCGCCTGCCACCACAGCGGGGTGGGGATGGTCAACATCGGTTCCGGCCAGCAGACGAGCGTCAACGACGTGTACGACACCGTCCGGGAGGCGTCCGGTGTCGACAACACGGCCCGCTACGAGCCGTTGCCCTGGCCGGGCGAGGTGCGCAACATGGCGCTGGACACCAGGAAGGCGCGCGAGCTGCTCGGTTGGCGGCCGAAGCTCGGCTTCACCGAGGGCGTACGGATGACGGTGCGCGACGCCCGCCGTTGGCAGGCCGGCAGCCGGATCCTGTCCCCGGTGCGCGCCCTGGACCAGGCCCTGACCCACTGA
- a CDS encoding BTAD domain-containing putative transcriptional regulator, with amino-acid sequence MTAVQFGVLGPLAVTTDAGEPVVVPGTKVRALLADLLVNRNQVVSADRLIDDLWGEHCPANPAGALQVRVSQLRKALNDAEPGARELVESRPPGYLLRVDAVDVARFDELARCTDVERLTDALALWRGEAYADVADAEFVRAEATRLAEQRLTVHERLAEARLARGEHDLVAADLAELVTRHPLREGLRAVQLRALYAAGRQSEALDSYADLRERLAEELGLDPGPELVALHRRILEQDATLSAPPKAAVIRVSLPAPLDELVGRAEALAELGELLPRQRLVTLVGPGGVGKTRLAVETARAQSLPDGVQLVELAPLPAGDALVAEQVLAALGSYEAAGTNMSPADRLVTTLRHRHLLLVLDNCEHVIDPVAELVARLLREVPGLRVLATSREPLGLTGELLWEVPPLPVPDDGDLDTVRHSAAARLFAARAAAQQRGFRLDGQSAAAVAQLCRRLDGLPLALELAATRVRALGVRGVVERLDDRFRLLTTQQRDVPPRQRTLTAVIGWSWDLLDETDRMVLARLAVFRDGCTPDAAEYVCGTDLDTLARLVDRSLVVLDDSGANPRYRLLESVAAFCLDRLTDADAVRTRHATYYTELAERADPELRGADQQRWLALLDAEMANLRSALVHGGGLRLAIALSWYWHLRGRLTEARRALAVPGDPDQETRAAPWRVGFALSQGEATEPDDVRAAVAADPGCHAAWFAANAVIEHGDLALAAELLPTATVDRWTEAAVLTSLAHIAHANGDQATLEDTATRSAALFADLGDRWGRLRATEWVGGLADMRGEHERAAALHREGLRWAEELALWPQVCAELSWLAWLAVQTRDYAQGRELAERAYALAVEQGSPGALVFAEMSLGLAARRDGKLDLAVTHLSHLAELGRGESQPALYLPMVLVELGYALEQGGDPDAALALHIEAFEAAEAMTTMRDAVGPLEGMAAAVRSPEVAARLLGAAAAARLATQSPAAPAERDDIDRTTERLRAALGPQRFDALLAEGAKLSPSEARAQL; translated from the coding sequence ATGACCGCCGTGCAGTTCGGGGTGCTCGGGCCGCTCGCCGTGACCACGGACGCCGGCGAGCCGGTGGTGGTGCCCGGCACGAAGGTACGCGCGCTGCTGGCCGACCTGCTGGTCAACCGCAACCAGGTGGTCTCGGCGGACCGCCTCATCGACGATCTGTGGGGCGAGCACTGCCCCGCCAACCCCGCCGGCGCCCTCCAGGTGCGGGTGTCCCAGTTGCGCAAGGCGCTCAACGACGCCGAGCCGGGTGCCCGCGAGCTGGTCGAGTCCCGGCCGCCGGGCTATCTGCTGCGGGTCGACGCGGTCGACGTCGCCCGGTTCGACGAGCTGGCCCGGTGCACCGACGTCGAGCGGTTGACCGATGCCCTCGCGTTGTGGCGCGGCGAGGCGTACGCCGACGTGGCCGACGCCGAGTTCGTCCGCGCGGAGGCCACCCGCCTCGCCGAGCAGCGCCTCACCGTCCACGAACGGTTGGCCGAGGCCCGGCTGGCCCGGGGTGAACACGATCTGGTCGCCGCCGACCTCGCCGAGCTGGTCACCCGGCATCCGCTGCGTGAGGGCCTGCGGGCGGTGCAGCTCCGCGCGTTGTACGCGGCCGGCCGCCAGTCCGAGGCCTTGGACAGCTACGCCGATCTGCGGGAGCGGCTCGCCGAGGAGCTGGGCCTCGACCCCGGCCCCGAGCTGGTCGCCCTGCACCGCAGGATCCTCGAACAGGACGCCACCCTCAGCGCGCCGCCGAAGGCCGCGGTCATCCGCGTCAGCCTTCCCGCCCCGCTCGACGAGCTGGTCGGGCGCGCCGAGGCGCTGGCCGAGCTGGGCGAGCTGCTGCCCCGGCAGCGGCTGGTGACGCTGGTCGGGCCCGGTGGCGTCGGCAAGACCAGACTGGCCGTCGAGACGGCCCGCGCGCAGTCCCTTCCCGACGGAGTCCAGCTGGTCGAGCTGGCCCCGCTGCCCGCCGGTGACGCGCTCGTCGCCGAGCAGGTGCTCGCCGCTCTGGGCAGCTACGAGGCGGCCGGCACGAACATGTCCCCCGCCGACCGGCTGGTGACGACCCTGCGGCACCGACACCTGCTGCTCGTGCTGGACAACTGCGAACACGTCATCGACCCGGTCGCCGAGCTGGTCGCCCGGCTGCTGCGCGAGGTGCCCGGGCTGCGGGTGCTGGCCACCAGCAGGGAGCCACTCGGGCTGACCGGTGAACTGCTCTGGGAGGTACCCCCACTGCCCGTGCCGGATGACGGTGACCTGGACACGGTCCGGCACTCGGCGGCGGCCCGGTTGTTCGCCGCCCGCGCCGCCGCGCAGCAGCGCGGGTTCCGCCTCGACGGGCAGAGCGCCGCCGCGGTCGCGCAGCTCTGCCGCCGCCTCGACGGCCTGCCGCTCGCGCTGGAGCTGGCCGCGACCCGGGTGCGCGCGCTGGGCGTGCGCGGTGTGGTGGAACGGCTCGACGACCGCTTCCGTCTGCTCACCACCCAGCAGCGGGACGTGCCACCCCGGCAGCGGACGCTGACCGCGGTGATCGGTTGGAGCTGGGACCTCCTCGACGAGACCGACCGGATGGTGCTGGCCCGGCTGGCGGTGTTCCGGGACGGCTGCACCCCGGATGCCGCCGAGTACGTCTGCGGGACCGACCTGGACACCCTCGCCCGGCTGGTGGACCGGTCGCTGGTGGTGCTGGACGACTCCGGCGCCAACCCGCGCTACCGGCTGCTCGAATCGGTCGCGGCATTCTGCCTGGACCGACTGACCGACGCCGACGCCGTGCGCACCCGGCACGCCACCTACTACACGGAGCTGGCCGAGCGCGCCGACCCGGAGCTGCGCGGGGCCGACCAGCAGCGGTGGCTGGCGCTGCTGGACGCCGAGATGGCGAACCTGCGATCCGCGCTGGTGCACGGCGGAGGGCTGCGCCTGGCGATCGCGCTGAGCTGGTACTGGCACCTGCGCGGCCGGCTCACCGAGGCGCGGCGAGCCCTGGCCGTGCCCGGTGACCCGGACCAGGAGACCCGGGCGGCCCCCTGGCGGGTCGGGTTCGCCCTGTCGCAGGGCGAGGCGACCGAGCCGGACGACGTACGCGCCGCGGTGGCCGCCGACCCGGGCTGCCACGCCGCGTGGTTCGCGGCCAACGCGGTGATCGAGCACGGCGACCTGGCCCTGGCTGCGGAGCTGCTGCCCACCGCCACAGTCGACAGGTGGACCGAGGCCGCGGTGCTCACCTCCCTGGCCCACATCGCGCACGCCAACGGTGACCAGGCCACCCTGGAGGACACCGCGACCCGCAGCGCCGCGCTCTTCGCCGACCTCGGCGACCGGTGGGGTCGGCTCCGTGCGACCGAGTGGGTGGGCGGCCTGGCCGACATGCGCGGCGAGCACGAGCGCGCCGCCGCGCTGCACCGCGAGGGGCTGCGCTGGGCCGAGGAACTGGCGCTGTGGCCGCAGGTCTGCGCGGAGCTGTCCTGGCTGGCCTGGCTCGCCGTGCAGACCCGCGACTACGCCCAGGGTCGGGAACTGGCCGAACGCGCGTACGCCCTGGCGGTCGAGCAGGGCTCGCCCGGTGCGCTGGTCTTCGCGGAGATGAGCCTCGGGCTGGCCGCCCGCCGCGACGGCAAGCTCGACCTGGCCGTCACCCACCTCAGCCACCTCGCCGAGCTGGGCCGGGGCGAGAGTCAACCCGCGCTCTACCTGCCGATGGTCCTGGTGGAGCTGGGCTACGCCCTCGAGCAGGGCGGTGACCCGGATGCCGCGCTGGCCCTGCACATCGAGGCGTTCGAGGCCGCCGAGGCGATGACCACGATGCGCGACGCGGTCGGCCCCCTGGAGGGGATGGCGGCGGCGGTGCGCTCCCCCGAGGTGGCCGCCCGACTGCTGGGCGCCGCTGCCGCTGCCCGACTCGCCACGCAGTCCCCCGCCGCGCCGGCCGAACGCGACGACATCGACCGGACGACCGAGCGCCTGCGAGCCGCACTCGGGCCGCAGCGGTTCGACGCGTTGCTCGCCGAGGGCGCGAAGCTGAGCCCGAGCGAGGCCCGGGCTCAGCTCTGA
- a CDS encoding adenylyl cyclase, with protein MTSPSLRTLTLALLVTTAVTMTSTAATAGRPTHGAPDFGPNVTIFDPGMPVAEIQQTLDAAHARQVDNEMGTERHAYLFKPGTYGTAEQPLQAKVGYYTEVSGLGASPTDVTVNGKLEVYNRCLADGGTGNCLALVNFWRTLSNLSLTINASGQDGCRSTANFWAVSQAVSMRRLNINGGGLSLMDYCTAGPQFASGGFIADSRLPATTNGSQQQWLTRNSEVGSWSNAVWNQVFAGVEGAPDDATFPDPPYTTLETTPLSREKPYLFVDGKGRYNVRVPAAQRDSRGVSWADGMTPGRTIGIDDFFVAKPSDPVRVINAQLARGKHLLLTPGTYDIARSIEVRRPGTVVLGIGHATLTAVNGAIPLDVAGVPGVIVAGVTIDAGLVESPVLLRVGRQHGHNASSPHNPTTLSDVYFRVGGPHIGRTNTALEVNSDNVLIDHTWVWRGDHGVEGFTEGVNGDTDRWRTNTGRYGAVINGDHVTATGLFVEHFQRYNTVWNGEHGTTILYQNELPYDPPTQADWMNGAVEGWAGYKVGDRVRHHTLHGGGVYVFNQNNPSIHTENGFEVPNRPGVKLHHVMTVNLSAGTIDHVVNGVGEAADMTKVGAPVYLAQYPTS; from the coding sequence ATGACAAGCCCGTCCCTACGTACCCTCACCCTTGCTCTGCTGGTGACCACCGCCGTCACCATGACCAGCACCGCCGCCACCGCCGGTCGCCCGACCCACGGCGCACCGGACTTCGGCCCCAACGTGACGATCTTCGACCCGGGCATGCCGGTCGCCGAGATCCAGCAGACCCTGGACGCGGCCCACGCCCGGCAGGTCGACAACGAGATGGGCACCGAGCGGCACGCCTACCTGTTCAAGCCGGGCACGTACGGCACGGCCGAGCAGCCGTTGCAGGCCAAGGTCGGCTACTACACCGAGGTGTCCGGTCTGGGCGCCTCGCCCACCGACGTCACGGTGAACGGCAAGCTCGAGGTCTACAACCGCTGCCTGGCCGACGGCGGCACCGGCAACTGCCTCGCGCTGGTCAACTTCTGGCGCACCCTGTCCAACCTGTCGCTCACCATCAACGCCTCCGGTCAGGACGGTTGCCGGTCGACGGCGAACTTCTGGGCGGTGTCCCAGGCGGTGTCGATGCGCCGGTTGAACATCAACGGCGGCGGTCTGTCGCTGATGGACTACTGCACTGCCGGCCCGCAGTTCGCCAGCGGTGGCTTCATCGCCGACTCGCGGCTGCCGGCCACCACCAACGGCTCGCAGCAGCAGTGGCTGACCCGCAACAGTGAGGTCGGCAGCTGGTCCAACGCGGTGTGGAACCAGGTCTTCGCGGGCGTCGAGGGCGCGCCGGACGACGCCACGTTCCCCGACCCGCCGTACACCACCCTGGAGACCACCCCGCTGAGCCGGGAGAAGCCGTACCTCTTCGTCGACGGCAAGGGTCGCTACAACGTGCGGGTGCCCGCCGCGCAGCGCGACAGCCGGGGAGTCTCCTGGGCCGACGGCATGACGCCGGGACGGACGATCGGGATCGACGACTTCTTCGTCGCCAAGCCGTCCGACCCGGTACGCGTCATCAACGCCCAACTCGCGCGCGGGAAGCACCTGCTGCTGACCCCCGGCACGTACGACATCGCCCGCAGCATCGAGGTCCGGCGGCCCGGCACCGTGGTGCTCGGAATCGGCCACGCGACGCTCACCGCGGTGAACGGCGCCATCCCGCTCGACGTCGCCGGTGTCCCCGGCGTGATCGTCGCCGGTGTCACGATCGACGCCGGTCTCGTCGAGTCGCCGGTCCTGCTGCGGGTGGGCCGCCAGCACGGCCACAACGCCAGCAGCCCGCACAACCCGACCACGCTGTCCGACGTGTACTTCCGGGTCGGCGGCCCGCACATCGGCCGGACGAACACCGCGCTGGAGGTCAACAGCGACAACGTGCTCATCGACCACACCTGGGTCTGGCGCGGTGACCACGGCGTCGAGGGCTTCACCGAGGGCGTCAACGGTGACACCGACCGCTGGCGCACCAACACCGGTCGCTACGGCGCCGTCATCAACGGCGACCACGTGACCGCGACCGGTCTGTTCGTCGAGCACTTCCAGCGCTACAACACGGTCTGGAACGGCGAGCACGGCACCACGATCCTCTACCAGAACGAGCTGCCGTACGACCCGCCGACGCAGGCCGACTGGATGAACGGCGCGGTCGAGGGCTGGGCCGGGTACAAGGTCGGTGACCGGGTGCGTCACCACACCCTGCACGGCGGCGGGGTGTACGTCTTCAACCAGAACAACCCGTCGATCCACACCGAGAACGGCTTCGAGGTGCCGAACCGGCCGGGCGTGAAGCTGCACCACGTCATGACCGTCAACCTCAGCGCCGGCACGATCGACCACGTGGTCAACGGCGTCGGCGAGGCGGCCGATATGACCAAGGTGGGCGCGCCGGTCTACCTCGCGCAGTACCCGACTTCGTAA
- a CDS encoding discoidin domain-containing protein: protein MAVSRRRFVTSVMAGSALAAASSTELLTTLASPASAASPPGDVVGKVTVGYQGWFSAPGDSAPIGGWWHWSRDRFQPPSPANTTIVSWPDMREYTRTYPTAYPNLGNGQPATLFSSYDQQTVDTHFRWMQEYGCDTAALQRFNPTGDEGPTRDAMTQKVRSAAERYGRKFYIMYDVTDWLTFQSDIKTDWTTKMSAHVASSAYARQNGKPVVCIWGFGFSEPSRPFTPGPCLEVINWFKAQGCYVVGGVPTWWRQGIEDSRPGFLDVYHAFNAISPWMVYRARTVEELDSYYNNVNVGDMADCAARGIDYLPCVMPGDLAGGHRKHGDFYWRHIYNMVRLGSQGLYVSMYDEYNEGNQIAKTSETQATTPAGANIRALDEDGVACSSDYYLRITADGGRMLKGQLALTAVRPTPPMIGTPPPTGGNLAAGRPTSASSQGGGFPASNAVDSNVGSYWESSGGAFPHWWQVDLGASHQVNRLVLRLPAGWGARTQTITVQGSVDGSSFATIAGASAFAFDPATGNTVTRTLTTTTARYVRLSVAGNTGWPAAQLAQVEVYAGTTTPDNPPTAPSGLTVTGKTSTSVSLAWTASTDDTGVTGYQVRQGGTVVATVTGTTATVGGLNPSTTYTFTVTARDAAGNTSGASNTVTVTTDAPTNADLARGRPTSESSHVQSYGSGNVVDGDPNSYWESANNAFPQWVQVDLGATRTVGRVVLKLPPATAWASRTQTLAVQGSTDGGSFSTLAGAAGRTFNPATGNQVSITFTAAQTRYVRITVTGNTGWPAGQLSTLEVYQS from the coding sequence ATGGCGGTCTCCCGCCGCAGGTTCGTCACGTCCGTGATGGCGGGGTCCGCCCTCGCCGCCGCCTCCAGCACCGAGCTGCTCACCACCCTGGCCAGTCCCGCCTCCGCCGCCAGCCCTCCCGGGGACGTGGTCGGCAAGGTGACCGTCGGCTACCAGGGCTGGTTCAGCGCCCCCGGTGACTCGGCGCCGATCGGCGGTTGGTGGCACTGGAGCCGCGACCGGTTCCAGCCGCCCTCGCCCGCCAACACCACCATCGTGTCCTGGCCGGACATGCGCGAGTACACGCGTACCTATCCCACCGCGTACCCCAACCTGGGTAACGGCCAGCCGGCCACCCTGTTCTCCTCCTACGACCAGCAGACAGTGGACACCCACTTCCGGTGGATGCAGGAGTATGGGTGCGACACCGCCGCGTTGCAGCGGTTCAACCCGACGGGCGACGAGGGGCCGACCCGCGACGCGATGACGCAGAAGGTCCGCTCCGCCGCCGAGCGCTACGGCCGCAAGTTCTACATCATGTACGACGTCACCGACTGGTTGACCTTCCAGTCGGACATCAAGACCGACTGGACGACGAAGATGTCGGCGCACGTCGCGTCCTCCGCGTACGCCCGGCAGAACGGCAAGCCGGTCGTGTGCATCTGGGGCTTCGGTTTCAGCGAGCCCAGCCGACCGTTCACCCCCGGGCCCTGCCTGGAGGTCATCAACTGGTTCAAGGCGCAGGGCTGCTACGTCGTCGGTGGCGTGCCCACCTGGTGGCGGCAGGGCATCGAGGACTCCCGTCCGGGCTTCCTCGACGTCTACCACGCGTTCAACGCGATCTCGCCGTGGATGGTCTACCGGGCCAGGACGGTGGAGGAACTCGACTCGTACTACAACAACGTCAACGTCGGCGACATGGCCGACTGCGCGGCACGCGGCATCGACTACCTGCCCTGCGTGATGCCCGGTGACCTCGCCGGTGGTCACCGCAAGCACGGCGACTTCTACTGGCGGCACATCTACAACATGGTCCGACTCGGGTCCCAGGGCCTCTACGTGTCCATGTACGACGAGTACAACGAGGGCAACCAGATCGCGAAGACCTCCGAGACCCAGGCCACCACCCCGGCCGGCGCGAACATCCGCGCCCTGGACGAGGACGGCGTGGCCTGCTCCTCCGACTACTACCTGCGGATCACGGCCGACGGCGGCCGGATGCTCAAAGGGCAGCTGGCGCTCACCGCGGTCCGTCCCACGCCACCGATGATCGGCACGCCGCCACCGACCGGCGGGAACCTGGCCGCCGGCCGGCCCACCTCGGCGAGCAGCCAGGGTGGCGGGTTCCCGGCGTCGAACGCTGTGGACTCGAACGTCGGCAGCTACTGGGAGAGCAGCGGCGGCGCCTTCCCGCACTGGTGGCAGGTCGACCTCGGCGCCAGTCACCAGGTCAATCGACTGGTGCTGCGGCTGCCCGCCGGCTGGGGCGCGCGCACCCAGACGATCACCGTGCAGGGCAGCGTCGACGGCAGCTCCTTCGCCACCATCGCCGGGGCCTCCGCGTTCGCCTTCGACCCGGCCACCGGCAACACCGTCACCCGCACGCTGACGACCACGACCGCCCGCTACGTCCGCCTCAGCGTCGCCGGCAACACCGGCTGGCCGGCCGCCCAACTCGCCCAGGTCGAGGTGTACGCGGGGACCACCACACCGGACAACCCGCCGACCGCGCCGAGCGGCCTGACGGTCACCGGCAAGACGTCGACCAGCGTGTCGCTGGCGTGGACGGCGTCGACCGACGACACCGGCGTGACCGGTTACCAGGTGCGCCAGGGCGGCACTGTCGTCGCCACCGTCACGGGCACCACGGCAACCGTGGGCGGGCTCAACCCGTCCACCACGTACACCTTCACGGTCACCGCGCGCGACGCCGCCGGCAACACGTCCGGCGCGTCCAACACGGTCACCGTGACGACGGACGCCCCGACCAACGCGGACCTCGCCCGGGGTCGACCCACCAGCGAGAGCAGCCACGTCCAGAGTTACGGGTCGGGCAACGTGGTCGACGGCGACCCGAACAGCTACTGGGAGAGCGCCAACAACGCGTTCCCGCAGTGGGTCCAGGTCGACCTCGGTGCGACGCGCACGGTCGGGCGGGTGGTGCTCAAGCTGCCCCCGGCCACCGCCTGGGCCAGTCGCACGCAGACCCTGGCCGTGCAGGGCAGCACCGACGGCGGCAGCTTCAGCACACTGGCCGGCGCTGCGGGGCGGACCTTCAACCCGGCCACCGGCAACCAGGTGAGCATCACCTTCACCGCCGCACAGACCCGGTACGTGCGCATCACGGTCACCGGCAACACCGGCTGGCCGGCCGGGCAACTGTCGACCCTGGAGGTCTACCAGAGCTGA
- a CDS encoding dihydrofolate reductase family protein, whose amino-acid sequence MRKLINSTYITLDGVIENPMWTMPYFDEEAASLAGAQTTEADAMLMGRATYDGMSAAWPTRDESDPTTGAAYFNNVKKYVASTTLTDPTWNNTEVLQGDLVEAVSALKAQEGKNIIQYGFGSVTAQLIRAGLVDEVRFWIHPVLEGGANLTVPLTDFKASFDLVDTRVHKSGVIVASYAPKTPA is encoded by the coding sequence ATGCGCAAGCTCATCAACTCGACCTACATCACCCTCGACGGCGTCATCGAGAACCCCATGTGGACCATGCCGTACTTCGACGAGGAGGCCGCCAGCCTCGCCGGGGCGCAGACCACCGAGGCCGACGCGATGCTGATGGGCCGAGCCACCTACGACGGCATGTCCGCCGCCTGGCCGACCAGGGACGAGAGCGACCCGACCACGGGCGCCGCGTACTTCAACAACGTCAAGAAGTACGTCGCCTCGACCACCCTGACCGACCCCACCTGGAACAACACGGAGGTGCTCCAGGGCGACCTGGTCGAGGCGGTCAGCGCGCTCAAGGCCCAGGAGGGCAAGAACATCATCCAGTACGGCTTCGGCTCGGTCACCGCGCAGCTGATCCGGGCGGGCCTGGTGGACGAGGTCCGGTTCTGGATCCACCCGGTGCTGGAGGGCGGCGCCAACCTGACGGTGCCGCTGACCGACTTCAAGGCCTCGTTCGACCTGGTCGACACCCGGGTGCACAAGAGCGGCGTGATCGTCGCCTCGTACGCGCCGAAGACGCCGGCCTGA
- a CDS encoding GlsB/YeaQ/YmgE family stress response membrane protein yields MEITGFFAAIIIGLIIGVLGRLVVPGKQNIPIWLTLLIGVVAAILGTLVAGALGVDDTSGIDWIELILQVVFAAVGVAIVAGVYGRRRVR; encoded by the coding sequence GTGGAAATTACCGGCTTCTTCGCCGCCATCATCATCGGTCTGATCATCGGCGTGCTGGGCCGGCTGGTGGTGCCGGGCAAGCAGAACATCCCGATCTGGCTGACCCTGCTCATCGGTGTGGTCGCGGCGATCCTCGGCACCCTCGTCGCCGGTGCCCTCGGTGTCGACGACACCAGCGGGATCGACTGGATCGAGCTGATCCTGCAGGTCGTCTTCGCCGCTGTCGGCGTGGCGATCGTCGCCGGTGTCTACGGCCGGCGCCGGGTGCGCTGA